The DNA region GCGCTCGCGACCTACGCCGCGGCGCTCTCCGCCCACGCCACCCACCCGCGCTCGGTGGTGGGGGCGGCCGAGGCGCGCCTGGCGCTGGGCCGGGACCTCGACGCGGCCCGCGCCGCGCTCGCCGCGGTGGAGGCCGACGAGGGCAGCGCCCCGCCGCGCGACCTGCGGCTGCGCTTCGAGCTCGCCTCCGCCCGCGTCCTCGCCGCCACCGGCGACGCCGCCGGCGCGGCCGCCCGCCTCGCCCGCGCGGCCCAGGCGCTCGGTGACAGCGCGCCGCTCGCCGCCGCGCTCGCCGACGTGCACCTCGCCGCGCGCGCCTGGGACCGGGCCGAGGCCGCCGCCGCCCGCGCGGTGGCGCTCGCGCCGAAGGACGAGGGCGCGAAGGTGCTGCTGGCCCGCGCCCGCATCGGCCGCGGACGCCTCGCCGAGGCGCTCGCCGCCACCGAGGGCGCCGAGGGCCGCGCCGTGCGCGTGCAGCGCGCCATCGCGCGCTACCGGCTGGGCCAGTTCGCCGCGGCCCGCGCCGAGCTGGAGCGCACCGCCCGCGACGGCCGCATGCCGGCCGAGGCCGCGGTCTGGTACGCGCTCACCGACGTGGCCCAGGGGCGCGCCGCCCGCGGGCGCGCGCTGCTCGAGAAGCTCGCCGCCACCCGCTCGCCGCCGCCGCTCGCGCACGTGGCGCTGGGCCGGGCGCTCGAGGCCGAGGGGCGCGCGGCCGACGCCGAGAAGGCGTACCGCGACGCGGTCACCCGCGATCCGCGCGCCCCGGAGCCGGCGCTGGCGCTCGGGGACCTGCTGCTGCGCCGCGGGCGCGCGGGCGACGCGCTCCCGTTCCTGGAGAAGGCGGTGGCGCTCGATCCGGCCGATCCGGAGGCGCGCCGCGCGCTCGGCGCGGCCCGGCTCGCCGGCGGCGAGGCCTCGGCGGCCCGCGCCGAGCTGGACGCGGTGCTGCTGGCGCGGCCGAAGGACGCCGCCGCGCTGCGCCTGCTCTCCGCGGCCTGGCTCGCGGAGGCGCAGCCGGCGGAGGCCCGCCGCGCCGCCGAGCGCGGCCTCGCCGTCGCGCCGCGGGATCCGGCGCTGCTGCTCGCCGGGGCGCGGGCGGCGCTCGCCGACGGGGACCGCGCCGTGGCCCGTGCCCTCGCCGAGCGCGCCCTGAAGGCGGGAGCCCGGGGCGAGGACGCCGCCGAGGCCCGGCGCCTGGCGGCGACCCAGACGGCGAAGCGCAGGTAGCGCGCGGGGCGCTAGCATCGGGGCCATGGCCCTCGCCCCGGTCCGCGCCGCCGTCTTCGACGCCTACGGAACCCTCTTCGACGTGGCCAGCGCCGCCGCCGAGGCGCGCGGCGCGCTCGGCGATCGGTGGCAGCCGCTCGCCGAGCTGTGGCGGGCGAAGCAGCTCCAGTACACCTGGCTGCGCAGCCTGGCCGGCCGGCACGCCGACTTCTGGCAGGTGACCGGCGACGCGCTCGACTTCGCGCTCGAGGCGCTCGGCCTCGCCGGGCCGGGGCTGCGCGACGGGTTGATGGACGCTTACCGCCGCCTCGCCGCGTACCCGGAGGCGAGGGACGCGCTCACGCGCCTGCGCGGCGCCGGCGTGCGGCTGGCGGTGCTCTCGAACGGCGCGCCCGCCATGCTCGCCTCCGCCGCCGAGAGCGCCGGCCTCGCCGGCCTGCTCGAGCAGGTCCTCTCCGTGGAGGACGTCGGCGTCTACAAGCCGCACCCGGCCGTCTACCGGCTGGCGGTGGATCGCCTCGGCGTTCCCGCCCCGGAGATCCTGTTCGTCTCCTCGAACGGATGGGACGCGTTCGGCGCGAAGGCGTTCGGGCTCCAGGTGGCCTGGTGCAACCGCGCCGGCCAGCCCGCGGAGCGGCTCCCCGCCGCCCCCGACGCCGAGATCCGCTCGCTCGCCGAGCTGCCGCCGCTGCTGGGCCTGCCGTAGGGCGCTCGCCCTTCGACAGGCTCAGGGCGAGCGGGTCGGAAGCCGCTCGGGCTCAGGGTGAGCGGAGAGGATCCGCTCGTGGTGAGCCCCGTCGAACCGCGAGCGGATCTGGCCCGACCATCCCGTTGGGTCGCACGCGCGGTGAGGGCTTGCGCGGGCCGGCGGCCTGCTTAACACTGAACCATATGGTTCAGTATACGGAGCGGCTCGACACCACGTTCGCGGCGCTCGCGGATGCGACCCGGCGCGGCGTGCTGGAGCGCCTCGGCCGCGGGGACGCGTCCATCGGCGAGCTGGCGACGGGCTTCGAGATGACGCTCACCGGGATGAAGAAGCACGTGCGGGTCCTCGAGGACGCTGGGCTCGTCACGACGGAGAAGGTCGGTCGCGTGCGGAGCTGCAGGCTCGGCCCGCGCCGGCTGGAGGACGAGCTCGCCTGGATGGCGGGGTATCGCCGGATGCTGGAGGCGCGCCTCGACCGCCTGGACGCGCTCCTGAAGCGCACGAAAGGACGGACCGAATGACGAGCCAGGCCGTGAAGCAGCGCGCCGCGAAGGCGGCGGTGTCCACCCCGACCGACCGCGAGATCCGCGTGGAGCGGATCTTCGACGCGCCCCGCGAGCGCGTGTGGCGAGCGTTCACCGACCCGGCGCTGCTGGCGCAGTGGTGGGGTCGCGGGAACGAGCTGGTGGTCGAGCGGTACGAGCTGGAGAAGGGCGGCCACTGGCGCTTCGTGGAGCACGCCGACGACGGCGTCCACGGGTTCGAGGGCCGCTTCCGCGAGGTGACGCCGCCCGAGCGGCTCGCGATGACGTTCGAGTGGGACGGCATGCCGGGCTACGTCGCCATCGAGACCACCGTGCTCGAGGACCTGGGCGACGGCCGCACCCGCCTCGTCGCGACCACGCTCTTCCACACCACCGAGGAGCGCGACGGCATGCTCGGCGCCATGGGCGAGGGGCTGGACCAGAGCTACGCCGCGCTGGATCGGCTGCTCGCCGGCGGCGCGTGAGCGGGACCGCCGCCCGCTCGCGGTTCGACGGGGCTCACCGCGCGCGGGCCTCTGGATGCTCCGGTCGCCCTGAGCCTGTCGAAGGGCGGGCGGAGGCGGCCCGGCCGGCCTGGCGGCGCGCGAACCGCTCCTTCACCTCGTAGGCGAAGCCGTCGAGGATCTCGGGGTCGATCGGGTCGCCGTTCGCCGAGAGCGTCAGCGAGAGCAGGCCCTCCCGCGCGGCCGCGTGGTAGAGCTGCGCCTCGGCGAGCCGGGTGGGCATGCAGTCGAGCGGGCCGGCGCAGAGGATCCCGTCCACGCCGCGGTGCCGCCAGGCCTCGAGCGCGAGCCCCATCGCCAGCACCGACTCGTGCTCGAGGTCCTCGCGGAGGTAGCCCTGCGCCTCCCTCGCGACCCGGTGCGGCGGCTCCGGGGCAGGCCAGCCCAGCGGCTCGCCCGCGGCGCGGAACACGAGGTTCACGATGCGCTGGCGCAGCCGGCGCTTCAGGTGGTCGCCCACGCTGCCCTTCAGGCCGCGCCGGAACTGCACAGCCTCGGAGTATTGCAGGTACTCGACCACGGGCTCCAGCCGGACCCGCACGCCGCGCCGCTCCAGCTCGTCGGCCACGTGGCCGTTCGAGGCCGGGTCCGAGCGGACGTAGATCTCGCCCACCATCTGGACGGTGGGGTACGGCCGCGGGTCGCGCGCGGCGGCCAGCTCGCGCGCGCACCCTGCCACCGCATCCCGGATCCCCCAGAGCCCGCCGCCGAGGACCTCGCGGAGCACGGTGCGGGCCGACAGGTCGCCGGACGCGCCCCGCTCGACGGCCTCGAGCAGCCGCGCCGACCACCGCGCGTGGATGGCGTTCGCCGCGCCGGGCGCCCGCTCGACCGGGCGGGCGTCGCGCAGCGCGTCCGCGAGCGCGCCGCGGGCGGAGGCGCCGGCGAGCACGATCGCGCCCAGGCCGGGCGGGACGCCCTCGAAGTAGTCGTGGTCGGGCGGCGACCAGATCTCCACCCGGTCGGAGAGCCCGGCGCGCTCCAGGATCAGGCGGTGGAGCTGGCGGTACATGCCGAACCGGCACGGGCCGCTCGAGCCGGGCATGAAGAAGGTGAATCGGCCCTCCGACTCGCGGGCGAGGTGCTCGAGGAGCGCGCCCGCCGTGATCGTCATGGGCAGGCACTCCTTGCCGCTGGTGTGCCGCCGCCCGAGCCGGATGGTGTCGGCGGTGGCGGGCGGCAGCACCTCCGCGTGCAGGCCGACGCCGCGGAACGCGGCCGCGAGCGCCTCGGCCTCCGGCCCCATGGGCGGCACGAGCACGCGGGTCCCGTCGGCGCGCACGTCGGCGAGCGTCCGCTCGCGGAGCGGCATCGGCTCGGCGGCCGGGCGTCCCTCGGCCCCGTGGCCGCGGAGGTCCTCGCGGACGCAGTGCAGGAACGCCTCGACGCGGGTCTTCGTGCCGGCGTCGGCGGCGTGGCCGTCGGTCTCGACGATCGCGAAGGGCTTGCCGTCGAGGAGCCGCGCCAGGTGGTGCTGGGTGAAGCTGTCCGGGCCGCA from Anaeromyxobacter dehalogenans 2CP-C includes:
- a CDS encoding haloacid dehalogenase type II, which gives rise to MALAPVRAAVFDAYGTLFDVASAAAEARGALGDRWQPLAELWRAKQLQYTWLRSLAGRHADFWQVTGDALDFALEALGLAGPGLRDGLMDAYRRLAAYPEARDALTRLRGAGVRLAVLSNGAPAMLASAAESAGLAGLLEQVLSVEDVGVYKPHPAVYRLAVDRLGVPAPEILFVSSNGWDAFGAKAFGLQVAWCNRAGQPAERLPAAPDAEIRSLAELPPLLGLP
- a CDS encoding ArsR/SmtB family transcription factor; the encoded protein is MVQYTERLDTTFAALADATRRGVLERLGRGDASIGELATGFEMTLTGMKKHVRVLEDAGLVTTEKVGRVRSCRLGPRRLEDELAWMAGYRRMLEARLDRLDALLKRTKGRTE
- a CDS encoding SRPBCC family protein encodes the protein MTSQAVKQRAAKAAVSTPTDREIRVERIFDAPRERVWRAFTDPALLAQWWGRGNELVVERYELEKGGHWRFVEHADDGVHGFEGRFREVTPPERLAMTFEWDGMPGYVAIETTVLEDLGDGRTRLVATTLFHTTEERDGMLGAMGEGLDQSYAALDRLLAGGA